One window from the genome of Musa acuminata AAA Group cultivar baxijiao chromosome BXJ1-4, Cavendish_Baxijiao_AAA, whole genome shotgun sequence encodes:
- the LOC135586375 gene encoding bZIP transcription factor 1-A-like isoform X3 produces the protein MAYPSIPPHGFFHSPVVSSPQAHPYMWGAQHLLPPYGTPPPPYVMYPHGIYTQPSVPPGSQPFSPYAMTYPNGSAETCKSVPAITEGDIKSSEGKERNSIQRLKGSLGSLNIIAGKNSNDADKTSVAGDRVLSQSESGSDDSSEGSDAKSEDDLEQKMRGKQELLDEISRNGTNGVTTAPTWATSHQTMPIMHMLPAGVPGVVAGPTTNLSIGMDYWVAPTSAIPPEHGKVPAAAATGAMISGALVGASEKVPSEIWQQDERELKRQRRKQSNRESARRSRLRKQAEYEELAQRVEALRDENAALQAEVEQIKKEYDALVALNATLKERTGETTKEKEDLIIKERSQHADDNVQRNMDSDPPSGPSENNQIDQ, from the exons ATG GCATACCCGTCCATTCCTCCACATGGCTTCTTCCATTCACCAGTGGTATCAAGCCCTCAGGCTCATCCATACATGTGGGGAGCACAG CACCTTTTGCCGCCTTATGGGACTCCACCACCTCCATATGTTATGTATCCTCATGGAATATATACACAGCCATCTGTGCCACCT GGTTCACAACCATTTAGTCCTTATGCTATGACCTACCCTAATGGCAGTGCTGAAACTTGT AAGAGTGTGCCTGCAATCACAGAAGGAGATATTAAATCATCCGAGGGTAAGGAAAGGAATTCTATTCAAAGGTTAAAAGGAAGTCTTGGAAGTTTGAACATAATAGCAGGAAAGAACAGCAATGATGCAGATAAAACTTCAGTTGCAGGTGACAGAGTCTTGTCGCAAAG TGAGAGTGGAAGTGATGATTCAAGCGAAGGAAGTGATGCAAAATCTGAGGAC GACTTGGAACAAAAAATGAGAGGCAAACAGGAGCTTCTGGATG AGATATCCAGAAATGGCACAAATGGTGTGACCACTGCACCAACATGGGCAACATCACATCAGACAATGCCGATTATGCATATGCTACCAGCTGGAGTACCTGGAGTGGTTGCTGGTCCCACCACAAACTTGAGTATAGGGATGGATTACTGGGTTGCTCCAACATCTGCCATTCCTCCAGAGCATGGGAAGGTCCCTGCAGCAGCAGCTACAGGAGCCATGATTTCCGGTGCACTTGTTGGGGCCAGTGAGAAGGTTCCATCAGAGATTTGGCAACAG GATGAAAGAGAACTCAAAAGGCAGAGGAGAAAGCAGTCAAACAGGGAATCTGCACGTCGGTCGAGATTGCGCAAGCAG GCAGAGTATGAAGAATTGGCTCAGCGTGTTGAGGCTCTAAGAGATGAGAATGCTGCTCTTCAAGCAGAAGTAGAGCAGATCAAGAAAGAATACGATGCACTTGTTGCATTAAATGCCACTCTGAAG GAGAGAACCGgggaaacaacaaaagaaaaagaagatttgatAATCAAGGAGAGAAGCCAACATGCTGATGACAACGTCCAGAGGAACATGGATTCTGATCCACCATCGGGGCCATCAGAAAATAATCAGATTGATCAATAA
- the LOC135586375 gene encoding bZIP transcription factor 1-B-like isoform X2, protein MGGSEADTKGPRTSVALEHPPATSSSPSAAVYPEWSGFQAYPSIPPHGFFHSPVVSSPQAHPYMWGAQHLLPPYGTPPPPYVMYPHGIYTQPSVPPGSQPFSPYAMTYPNGSAETCSVPAITEGDIKSSEGKERNSIQRLKGSLGSLNIIAGKNSNDADKTSVAGDRVLSQSESGSDDSSEGSDAKSEDDLEQKMRGKQELLDEISRNGTNGVTTAPTWATSHQTMPIMHMLPAGVPGVVAGPTTNLSIGMDYWVAPTSAIPPEHGKVPAAAATGAMISGALVGASEKVPSEIWQQDERELKRQRRKQSNRESARRSRLRKQAEYEELAQRVEALRDENAALQAEVEQIKKEYDALVALNATLKERTGETTKEKEDLIIKERSQHADDNVQRNMDSDPPSGPSENNQIDQ, encoded by the exons ATGGGAGGCAGCGAGGCAGACACCAAGGGACCGAGAACATCAGTTGCGCTG GAGCATCCGCCGGCAACGAGCTCTAGCCCCAGTGCAGCAGTCTATCCGGAATGGTCTGGATTTCAG GCATACCCGTCCATTCCTCCACATGGCTTCTTCCATTCACCAGTGGTATCAAGCCCTCAGGCTCATCCATACATGTGGGGAGCACAG CACCTTTTGCCGCCTTATGGGACTCCACCACCTCCATATGTTATGTATCCTCATGGAATATATACACAGCCATCTGTGCCACCT GGTTCACAACCATTTAGTCCTTATGCTATGACCTACCCTAATGGCAGTGCTGAAACTTGT AGTGTGCCTGCAATCACAGAAGGAGATATTAAATCATCCGAGGGTAAGGAAAGGAATTCTATTCAAAGGTTAAAAGGAAGTCTTGGAAGTTTGAACATAATAGCAGGAAAGAACAGCAATGATGCAGATAAAACTTCAGTTGCAGGTGACAGAGTCTTGTCGCAAAG TGAGAGTGGAAGTGATGATTCAAGCGAAGGAAGTGATGCAAAATCTGAGGAC GACTTGGAACAAAAAATGAGAGGCAAACAGGAGCTTCTGGATG AGATATCCAGAAATGGCACAAATGGTGTGACCACTGCACCAACATGGGCAACATCACATCAGACAATGCCGATTATGCATATGCTACCAGCTGGAGTACCTGGAGTGGTTGCTGGTCCCACCACAAACTTGAGTATAGGGATGGATTACTGGGTTGCTCCAACATCTGCCATTCCTCCAGAGCATGGGAAGGTCCCTGCAGCAGCAGCTACAGGAGCCATGATTTCCGGTGCACTTGTTGGGGCCAGTGAGAAGGTTCCATCAGAGATTTGGCAACAG GATGAAAGAGAACTCAAAAGGCAGAGGAGAAAGCAGTCAAACAGGGAATCTGCACGTCGGTCGAGATTGCGCAAGCAG GCAGAGTATGAAGAATTGGCTCAGCGTGTTGAGGCTCTAAGAGATGAGAATGCTGCTCTTCAAGCAGAAGTAGAGCAGATCAAGAAAGAATACGATGCACTTGTTGCATTAAATGCCACTCTGAAG GAGAGAACCGgggaaacaacaaaagaaaaagaagatttgatAATCAAGGAGAGAAGCCAACATGCTGATGACAACGTCCAGAGGAACATGGATTCTGATCCACCATCGGGGCCATCAGAAAATAATCAGATTGATCAATAA
- the LOC135586375 gene encoding bZIP transcription factor 1-B-like isoform X1 yields the protein MGGSEADTKGPRTSVALEHPPATSSSPSAAVYPEWSGFQAYPSIPPHGFFHSPVVSSPQAHPYMWGAQHLLPPYGTPPPPYVMYPHGIYTQPSVPPGSQPFSPYAMTYPNGSAETCKSVPAITEGDIKSSEGKERNSIQRLKGSLGSLNIIAGKNSNDADKTSVAGDRVLSQSESGSDDSSEGSDAKSEDDLEQKMRGKQELLDEISRNGTNGVTTAPTWATSHQTMPIMHMLPAGVPGVVAGPTTNLSIGMDYWVAPTSAIPPEHGKVPAAAATGAMISGALVGASEKVPSEIWQQDERELKRQRRKQSNRESARRSRLRKQAEYEELAQRVEALRDENAALQAEVEQIKKEYDALVALNATLKERTGETTKEKEDLIIKERSQHADDNVQRNMDSDPPSGPSENNQIDQ from the exons ATGGGAGGCAGCGAGGCAGACACCAAGGGACCGAGAACATCAGTTGCGCTG GAGCATCCGCCGGCAACGAGCTCTAGCCCCAGTGCAGCAGTCTATCCGGAATGGTCTGGATTTCAG GCATACCCGTCCATTCCTCCACATGGCTTCTTCCATTCACCAGTGGTATCAAGCCCTCAGGCTCATCCATACATGTGGGGAGCACAG CACCTTTTGCCGCCTTATGGGACTCCACCACCTCCATATGTTATGTATCCTCATGGAATATATACACAGCCATCTGTGCCACCT GGTTCACAACCATTTAGTCCTTATGCTATGACCTACCCTAATGGCAGTGCTGAAACTTGT AAGAGTGTGCCTGCAATCACAGAAGGAGATATTAAATCATCCGAGGGTAAGGAAAGGAATTCTATTCAAAGGTTAAAAGGAAGTCTTGGAAGTTTGAACATAATAGCAGGAAAGAACAGCAATGATGCAGATAAAACTTCAGTTGCAGGTGACAGAGTCTTGTCGCAAAG TGAGAGTGGAAGTGATGATTCAAGCGAAGGAAGTGATGCAAAATCTGAGGAC GACTTGGAACAAAAAATGAGAGGCAAACAGGAGCTTCTGGATG AGATATCCAGAAATGGCACAAATGGTGTGACCACTGCACCAACATGGGCAACATCACATCAGACAATGCCGATTATGCATATGCTACCAGCTGGAGTACCTGGAGTGGTTGCTGGTCCCACCACAAACTTGAGTATAGGGATGGATTACTGGGTTGCTCCAACATCTGCCATTCCTCCAGAGCATGGGAAGGTCCCTGCAGCAGCAGCTACAGGAGCCATGATTTCCGGTGCACTTGTTGGGGCCAGTGAGAAGGTTCCATCAGAGATTTGGCAACAG GATGAAAGAGAACTCAAAAGGCAGAGGAGAAAGCAGTCAAACAGGGAATCTGCACGTCGGTCGAGATTGCGCAAGCAG GCAGAGTATGAAGAATTGGCTCAGCGTGTTGAGGCTCTAAGAGATGAGAATGCTGCTCTTCAAGCAGAAGTAGAGCAGATCAAGAAAGAATACGATGCACTTGTTGCATTAAATGCCACTCTGAAG GAGAGAACCGgggaaacaacaaaagaaaaagaagatttgatAATCAAGGAGAGAAGCCAACATGCTGATGACAACGTCCAGAGGAACATGGATTCTGATCCACCATCGGGGCCATCAGAAAATAATCAGATTGATCAATAA